One window of the Streptomyces sp. ITFR-21 genome contains the following:
- a CDS encoding transglycosylase SLT domain-containing protein translates to MSRPKFSKLPNISWHTCRLISAAAAVLLTTLYLVQPADAKPPQSPPPPAVLTPSMIPLDLVPASSHLEAVSALQQQASAQAANYRRVQAEAAARRRAAAEAAERRVAAQRRAQAAAERQAAADAAAERQAVEQRTASRSSRSAARVSLSGQAPTVAGAKNFARAQLSSSQYTCLDNVVDHESGWNLFATNPSSGAYGLMQALPGSKMASAGSDWRTNPRTQIKWGLSYMENNYGTPCGAWNFWQKNGWY, encoded by the coding sequence GTGTCCCGCCCGAAGTTCTCCAAGCTCCCGAACATCTCCTGGCACACGTGCCGCCTGATCTCCGCCGCAGCCGCCGTCCTGCTGACGACCCTCTACCTGGTCCAGCCAGCCGACGCCAAGCCACCCCAGAGCCCGCCTCCGCCCGCCGTGCTCACGCCGTCGATGATTCCCCTCGACCTCGTTCCGGCCAGCAGCCACCTGGAGGCCGTCAGCGCCCTCCAGCAGCAGGCTTCCGCGCAAGCCGCCAACTACCGCCGCGTCCAGGCCGAAGCCGCAGCACGGCGCCGGGCCGCAGCCGAAGCCGCAGAACGCCGCGTCGCCGCCCAGCGTCGGGCACAAGCCGCAGCGGAGCGCCAGGCCGCCGCCGACGCCGCCGCAGAGCGCCAAGCCGTCGAACAGCGCACCGCCTCGCGCTCGTCCCGCTCGGCTGCCCGAGTGTCCCTCTCCGGCCAGGCCCCGACCGTGGCCGGCGCCAAGAACTTCGCCCGCGCCCAGTTGTCCTCCTCGCAGTACACCTGCCTGGACAACGTGGTCGACCACGAGAGCGGCTGGAACCTCTTCGCCACCAATCCCAGCTCGGGTGCGTACGGCCTCATGCAGGCCCTCCCGGGATCAAAAATGGCCTCCGCCGGCTCCGACTGGCGCACCAATCCCCGTACCCAGATCAAGTGGGGGCTCTCCTACATGGAGAACAACTACGGAACTCCGTGCGGAGCCTGGAATTTCTGGCAGAAAAATGGGTGGTATTAG
- a CDS encoding peptidoglycan recognition protein family protein: protein MATPLTSASFISALRAEGVTVVEVGSWATHNRNAKGAWGPVHGVVIHHTVTQGTTNTVQYVKDGDSELPGPLCHGMIAKNGTVYLVGYGRANHAGGGDANVLNAVIAESYTSTPPATHQHEGSAGAVDGNARFYGFECENLGDGKDPWPAAQLEAITRVSAAICRAHGWGDKSVIGHLEWSDWKSDPKGFTMVSMRARVAERLKHASNWSPGTTPPTTPTPTIESRVAALEKKALDYEKRLAALEKKAA, encoded by the coding sequence ATGGCCACCCCGCTCACTTCCGCATCGTTCATCTCGGCCCTGCGCGCCGAGGGAGTCACCGTCGTCGAAGTCGGCTCCTGGGCGACCCACAACCGCAACGCCAAGGGCGCATGGGGACCCGTCCATGGTGTGGTCATCCACCACACCGTCACCCAAGGCACAACCAACACGGTCCAGTACGTCAAGGACGGCGACTCGGAGCTGCCCGGCCCGCTGTGCCACGGAATGATTGCCAAGAACGGCACCGTCTATCTCGTCGGATACGGACGGGCGAACCATGCGGGCGGCGGAGATGCAAATGTGCTGAACGCCGTCATCGCTGAAAGCTACACCAGCACACCCCCCGCCACTCACCAGCACGAAGGCAGTGCCGGCGCCGTAGACGGCAACGCCCGTTTTTACGGTTTCGAGTGCGAAAATCTCGGCGACGGAAAGGACCCCTGGCCGGCTGCGCAACTCGAAGCCATCACCCGGGTATCGGCAGCCATTTGTCGCGCCCACGGGTGGGGCGACAAGTCGGTAATCGGGCACCTGGAATGGAGCGATTGGAAGTCCGACCCCAAGGGTTTCACGATGGTCTCCATGCGCGCTCGTGTCGCCGAGCGTCTCAAGCACGCCTCGAATTGGAGCCCGGGGACCACCCCGCCCACCACCCCGACGCCCACCATCGAGTCCCGGGTGGCTGCTCTTGAGAAGAAGGCACTCGACTACGAAAAGCGCCTCGCGGCGCTGGAAAAGAAAGCAGCCTAG